One genomic segment of Hevea brasiliensis isolate MT/VB/25A 57/8 chromosome 3, ASM3005281v1, whole genome shotgun sequence includes these proteins:
- the LOC131178297 gene encoding disease resistance protein RGA2-like, with the protein MAESFLVDIAENVFRKLGSLALEEFSFAWALRSDLEKIKKILVVIKAVLFDAEQHQLRSQQIEVWLGMLKDVLYDAEDVVDEFECEALRRKVVESGNTTRKVRRFFSTSNPLAFRFTMGHKLKKIRERVAEIAALKSDFGLTERIFDRHVIHREREMTHSFVDASNVIGRDEDKENIIEMLLQSFDSENVSIIPVVGIGGLGKTTLAKLMFNDQRVISHFEQKLWVCVSEVIEIEKVIIKILSSASPGQKYMDLELDQLQKALRQALDGRKYLLILDDVWSEDPRKWLELKA; encoded by the coding sequence atggcCGAGTCTTTTCTTGTCGACATTGCAGAAAATGTTTTCAGGAAGTTGGGCTCTCTTGCTCTTGAAGAATTTTCCTTCGCATGGGCACTCAGAAGCGATcttgaaaaaattaaaaagatcTTAGTCGTCATCAAAGCCGTGCTTTTCGACGCCGAGCAGCATCAGTTACGGAGTCAACAGATAGAGGTTTGGCTGGGGATGCTCAAAGATGTCCTTTATGATGCAGAAGATGTGGTGGATGAGTTTGAATGTGAAGCCTTACGAAGGAAAGTGGTCGAGTCTGGGAACACCACTCGAAAGGTACGCCGATTTTTTTCTACCTCTAATCCACTTGCATTCCGCTTTACAATGGGACATAAACTAAAGAAGATTAGAGAGAGGGTAGCTGAAATCGCTGCTCTTAAGTCTGATTTTGGTCTCACCGAGCGGATTTTCGATAGGCATGTCATTCATAGGGAGAGGGAGATGACCCACTCCTTTGTGGATGCTTCTAATGTCATTGGGAGGGACGAAGATAAAGAGAACATCATTGAAATGTTGCTGCAATCTTTTGATAGTGAAAATGTCTCCATTATTCCTGTAGTTGGAATAGGTGGTCTCGGGAAAACTACACTTGCTAAGTTGATGTTCAATGATCAAAGGGTGATTAGTCATTTCGAGCAGAAACTATGGGTGTGTGTTTCAGAAGTCATTGAAATAGAAAAGGTTATAATTAAAATTCTGAGCTCTGCATCTCCTGGTCAAAAATATATGGATCTGGAATTAGACCAGCTGCAAAAAGCCTTGCGACAGGCTTTAGATGGAAGGAAATATTTACTCATCCTAGATGATGTTTGGAGTGAGGACCCTAGAAAATGGCTGGAATTAAAAGCTTAG
- the LOC110642266 gene encoding putative disease resistance protein RGA1, which yields MGGANGSKILVTTRSSRVASIMGTDSAYDLNDLPYQHCLSLFFRSAFKGEQEKQNPNLIRIGEEIVRKCKGIPLAVITLATLLYSVTDERDWEVIRDNEIWKLEQKGNDILPALRLSYEQLPSHLKRCFAYCSVFPKDYIFYDLELVYIWMAHGLVQSCNENQELEDVGFRYFKELCSRCFFQDFREDAGDVQCKMHDLMHDLASSVTQNESSAIISGSQQVSKNVRHLSFLYPELLPEDLPIPFQNLDHVRTISFLNERREGISSEVFIDACFLRFQCLRVADLAYSKFELLPRSIGNLKHLKYLSLWNNFFLKRLPNSICKLQSLQALILGGCDELEELPRDIKYMVNLRFLWITTKQKYLPTGGLGCLKSLRFLFITGCENLEYLFGDLHGLTNLRRLFIGGCDSLISLPQSIKFLTTLKILNIANCENLDLAIEEVEDNQHRSPFSLQKLEIINIPKLLGFPTWLIRGSINSLKVLKITNCDNLRELPEPLQNIATLEELLIYGCPMLNNERLQNISGAIQLSLRELNQNYKQAKMLMLIN from the exons ATGGGAGGTGCTAATGGAAGTAAAATTTTAGTCACCACTCGAAGCAGCCGTGTTGCTTCCATTATGGGCACAGACTCTGCATACGATTTGAATGATCTTCCTTACCAGCATTGCTTGTCTTTGTTTTTCAGAAGTGCATTTAAAGGTGAGCAAGAAAAACAAAATCCAAACCTTATAAGAATTGGAGAAGAAATTGTGAGAAAATGCAAGGGAATTCCATTGGCAGTGATAACTCTGGCAACTCTGCTGTACTCTGTAACCGATGAACGTGATTGGGAAGTTATAAGAGATAATGAAATATGGAAATTAGAACAAAAAGGAAATGATATTTTGCCTGCTTTAAGATTGAGTTATGAACAATTGCCATCTCACTTAAAAAGATGCTTCGCATATTGTTCTGTTTTTCCAAAGGATTACATATTTTACGATCTTGAATTGGTTTATATTTGGATGGCACATGGACTTGTTCAATCTTGCAATGAAAATCAAGAGTTAGAAGATGTTGGCTTTCGCTATTTTAAGGAGTTATGTAGTAGATGTTTCTTTCAAGATTTTAGGGAGGATGCAGGGGATGTTCAGTGTAAAATGCATGATCTAATGCATGATCTCGCATCATCAGTGACACAAAATGAATCCTCAGCAATAATTTCCGGCTCTCAACAGGTTTCCAAAAACGTTCGACACTTATCTTTTCTTTATCCTGAATTACTTCCTGAGGATCTTCCTATACCCTTTCAAAACCTTGATCACGTGCGAACCATTTCCTTTTTAAATGAAAGGAGAGAAGGGATTAGTAGTGAAGTATTCATTGATGCATGTTTCTTAAGATTTCAGTGCTTGAGAGTCGCGGATTTGGCTTATTCAAAGTTTGAGTTACTACCAAGAAGTATAGGCAATTTGAAGCATTTGAAATATCTTagtttatggaataattttttccTTAAAAGACTCCCTAATTCCATATGCAAGCTACAAAGCTTGCAAGCACTAATACTTGGCGGATGTGACGAACTTGAGGAGTTGCCCAGAGATATAAAGTACATGGTTAACCTTAGATTCCTTTGGATAACTACAAAGCAAAAGTATTTACCAACTGGAGGATTAGGGTGCCTAAAATCTCTTCGATTTTTGTTCATTACTGGTTGCGAAAATCTAGAATATTTGTTTGGAGACTTGCATGGCTTGACAAATCTTCGAAGATTGTTCATTGGTGGTTGTGACAGTTTGATCTCTTTGCCGCAAAGTATTAAATTCCTAACAACATTAAAGATTCTCAATATTGCCAATTGTGAAAACCTTGATTTGGCAATAGAGGAAGTGGAAGATAATCAACACCGAAGTCCATTCAGTCTCCAAAAGTTAGAGATCATTAACATACCAAAGTTATTGGGATTCCCAACATGGCTAATTCGAGGATCAATCAACAGTTTAAAAGTCTTgaaaattacaaattgtgacaacCTTAGAGAATTACCGGAACCTCTACAAAACATAGCAACACTCGAAGAACTTTTGATCTATGGTTGTCCTATGTTAAACAATGAACGCCTACAGAATATATCAG GTGCAATTCAA TTATCATTGAGGGAGCTAAACCAAAATTATAAGCAAGCGAAGATGTTAATGTTGATCAATTAG
- the LOC110641503 gene encoding disease resistance protein RGA2-like — MADSFLFSITESVLEKLGSLALQEIFLAWELESELEKIMKILGAIQPVLFDAEQKRSHNKGIEVWLGMLRDVLYDAEDIVNEFECEALRRKVSSLGTPPESFRMGHKLKQIRERVDEIAALKSKFGLTERIFDRHVINREREMTHSFIDASNVIGREQARDNVIGTLLQSVDGENVSIIAIVGIGGVGKTTLAKLIYNDQRIATYFELKLWVCVSNVFEFDKVIIKILDSASPGQRYMDMGIDQLQRTLREALNGRKYLLILDDVWSEDPRKRGELKTLLMGGADGSKIVVTTRSQRVAEIMGTVSAQNLSLLSYQDCLSLFFKCAFKGQQEKQNPNLERIGEEIVTKCKGVPLHLPTTKMALFPPTHHGNISTFNHSLPTAYFENFPPELNAETLWKSFSKFGDIIEIFVPQKLSWISRRFGFARVRTMAYLQTLLADLNKIWFSSYKL; from the exons ATGGCAGACTCTTTTCTCTTCAGCATCACAGAAAGTGTTCTGGAGAAGTTGGGCTCTCTTGCTCTTCAAGAAATTTTCCTCGCATGGGAACTCGAAAGTGAACTTGAAAAAATTATGAAGATCTTGGGTGCCATCCAACCCGTGCTTTTCGATGCCGAACAGAAGCGGTCACACAATAAAGGGATAGAGGTTTGGCTGGGGATGCTCAGAGATGTCCTTTATGATGCAGAAGATATAGTGAATGAGTTTGAATGTGAAGCCTTGCGAAGGAAAGTGTCAAGTCTGGGAACACCACCAGAAAG CTTTAGAATGGGACATAAACTAAAGCAGATTAGAGAGAGGGTTGATGAAATCGCAGCTCTTAAGTCTAAGTTTGGCCTCACAGAGCGGATTTTTGATAGGCATGTCATTAATAGGGAGAGGGAGATGACCCACTCCTTTATAGATGCTTCTAATGTCATTGGTAGGGAACAAGCTAGAGATAACGTCATTGGAACATTGTTGCAATCTGTTGATGGTGAAAATGTCTCCATTATTGCAATCGTTGGAATAGGAGGTGTTGGGAAGACTACACTTGCTAAATTGATTTATAATGATCAAAGGATAGCTACTTATTTTGAGTTGAAGTTATGGGTTTGTGTTTCAAATGTTTTTGAATTCGATAAGGTGATTATTAAAATTCTTGACTCTGCATCTCCTGGTCAAAGATATATGGATATGGGTATAGACCAATTACAAAGAACCTTGCGAGAGGCTTTGAATGGAAGGAAATATTTACTCATCCTAGATGATGTGTGGAGCGAGGACCCTAGAAAACGGGGTGAACTGAAAACTTTGTTAATGGGAGGTGCTGATGGAAGTAAAATTGTAGTCACCACTCGTAGCCAGCGTGTTGCTGAAATTATGGGCACAGTCTCTGCTCAAAATTTGAGTCTTCTTTCATACCAGGATTGTTTGTCTTTGTTTTTTAAATGTGCATTTAAAggacaacaagaaaaacaaaatccAAACTTGGAAAGAATTGGGGAAGAGATTGTGACAAAATGCAAAGGAGTTCCTTTG CACTTGCCTACAACGAAAATGGCACTCTTCCCTCCCACCCACCATGGCAACATATCAACCTTTAACCATAGCCTTCCCACtgcatattttgaaaattttcctCCAGAGTTGAATGCTGAAACCTTGTGGAAATCCTTCTCCAAGTTTGGAGATATTATCGAGATTTTTGTGCCACAGAAGCTGAGTTGGATCAGTAGGCGATTTGGGTTCGCTCGTGTTCGTACAATGGCATATCTTCAAACTCTTCTGGCTGACCTTAACAAGATTTGGTTCAGTAGTTATAAGCTTTGA